The following are encoded in a window of Candidatus Moraniibacteriota bacterium genomic DNA:
- a CDS encoding helix-turn-helix transcriptional regulator produces MGRTIHTKEYARFIEQLKKARKEAGLRQIDVAKKLKRPQSYISRVESGEYRLDILEVKRFAGLYKKSVEYFLK; encoded by the coding sequence ATGGGAAGAACAATACACACCAAAGAATACGCCCGATTTATCGAACAACTCAAAAAAGCCCGTAAAGAAGCGGGACTTCGACAGATTGACGTAGCCAAGAAGCTAAAACGTCCACAATCCTATATTTCCCGTGTCGAATCGGGGGAATATCGTCTTGATATTTTGGAAGTGAAACGTTTTGCAGGGTTATATAAAAAGAGTGTGGAATATTTTTTGAAGTAA
- a CDS encoding nucleotidyltransferase, which translates to MATTISQSFLELKKNLEITSPQVATISARQKGVRRVMEVGIDLIDPFSFLTGSYSRQTLITPLKEADIDIFFVLNSEHYHHFNGQNGNQAGLLDYVRRTLKKTYTKTPDISRNGQAVTIRFDDFVVDVVPGFKRKGGGFLIPNSINQSWISTDPKKHVEIMSIANKAHNNDFVPLIKMIKAWNKNNGKYFSSFHLEVIALEVLEGIRISDFPSGVRYFFDKGRTLVAQKNLDPAGYGGDVGSYINTYEKIQEAVTKFQLAYDRAIKAEDYEARGYVKDAVDMWIKIFGDYFPTYG; encoded by the coding sequence ATGGCGACTACAATTTCACAGTCATTTTTGGAACTTAAAAAGAATCTTGAGATTACTAGTCCACAGGTGGCTACAATTTCAGCTCGTCAAAAAGGGGTTCGTAGAGTTATGGAGGTGGGAATAGACTTAATTGACCCATTTTCATTTTTAACTGGTTCATACTCTCGTCAAACACTTATTACCCCACTGAAAGAAGCTGATATTGATATATTTTTTGTTCTAAACTCTGAACACTATCATCATTTCAATGGTCAAAACGGAAATCAGGCGGGGTTACTTGATTACGTCAGACGAACACTTAAAAAAACGTACACAAAAACACCGGACATAAGTAGGAACGGACAAGCTGTCACAATCAGATTTGATGATTTTGTTGTTGATGTTGTTCCAGGTTTTAAGCGAAAAGGTGGTGGTTTTCTTATACCGAATTCTATAAATCAAAGCTGGATTTCAACTGACCCCAAAAAGCATGTTGAGATAATGTCTATTGCCAATAAAGCCCATAATAACGACTTTGTCCCGCTAATAAAAATGATTAAAGCGTGGAATAAAAATAATGGAAAATATTTTAGTTCATTCCATCTCGAAGTTATTGCCCTAGAGGTTCTAGAGGGTATTAGAATTTCTGATTTTCCTTCAGGAGTAAGATATTTTTTTGACAAAGGGCGAACACTTGTTGCACAAAAAAATCTTGATCCTGCTGGATATGGTGGCGATGTTGGTAGTTACATAAATACATATGAAAAGATTCAAGAAGCTGTTACTAAATTTCAACTAGCTTATGATAGAGCGATTAAAGCTGAAGATTATGAAGCACGTGGCTATGTGAAGGATGCCGTTGATATGTGGATTAAAATTTTTGGCGATTACTTTCCTACATATGGATAA
- a CDS encoding SLATT domain-containing protein — protein MDNQQPTTGEKVVSKTKEEIIKEAKRIEEVLLYSSKGHFSASHFWGNFHFWIGIPMVLMSAIAGASGLSQFDPNHILSGSLSILVVMLSGVMTFLNPNEKVGAHLNAGNNYDSLMNKVRMFWSIDCWHDESEQLLTEKLKYFSEQKDKLNQACPQIPKWAYRIAKKGIGDGEGNYIVDKQ, from the coding sequence ATGGATAACCAACAACCAACAACTGGCGAAAAGGTGGTATCAAAAACCAAGGAAGAAATCATTAAGGAAGCTAAACGCATTGAGGAAGTACTTTTGTATTCTTCAAAGGGGCATTTTTCCGCATCACACTTTTGGGGTAATTTTCATTTCTGGATAGGTATCCCTATGGTGCTCATGTCGGCGATTGCGGGCGCCTCTGGACTTTCTCAATTTGACCCGAACCATATTCTTTCAGGATCACTATCAATTCTTGTCGTTATGCTTTCTGGGGTAATGACTTTCTTAAATCCAAATGAAAAAGTGGGTGCTCATTTGAATGCTGGTAATAACTATGATTCACTAATGAATAAAGTGCGGATGTTTTGGTCTATAGACTGTTGGCACGATGAGTCTGAGCAGCTTTTAACAGAAAAACTAAAGTATTTTTCTGAGCAGAAAGATAAGCTGAATCAAGCTTGTCCACAAATACCTAAATGGGCTTACAGGATTGCAAAAAAAGGAATTGGGGATGGGGAGGGAAATTATATTGTGGATAAACAATAA
- a CDS encoding DUF2726 domain-containing protein, protein MSESLWILLTMGIIALALRLAIFFFQKKKKQEGILPYKKRESLLTPTEKEFFVVLLEVVSDTYFIFPKVRMSDIVSIPKMRNKEYYHFFNKIQSKHVDFLICDKETIEPILAIELDDSSHQKPSRQSRDSLVNAIFESASLPILHIPTTHLYEKNVLSAEIGRALSPKETLESA, encoded by the coding sequence ATGTCGGAATCTCTTTGGATTCTTCTTACTATGGGTATCATCGCTCTTGCTTTGCGCTTGGCGATATTTTTTTTCCAAAAGAAAAAAAAACAAGAAGGAATCTTGCCTTACAAGAAACGGGAATCATTACTCACTCCTACAGAGAAAGAGTTTTTTGTGGTTCTACTTGAAGTAGTCTCTGATACGTATTTTATTTTCCCCAAAGTCCGCATGTCCGATATTGTTTCTATTCCAAAGATGAGAAACAAAGAGTATTATCATTTCTTCAATAAGATCCAATCGAAACACGTCGATTTTTTGATTTGTGATAAAGAAACTATAGAGCCGATTCTTGCGATTGAGTTGGACGATTCTTCTCATCAAAAGCCCAGCCGTCAATCACGGGATTCGTTGGTAAATGCTATTTTCGAAAGTGCCAGTCTTCCAATTCTCCATATTCCTACGACACACTTGTATGAAAAAAATGTGCTTTCCGCCGAAATAGGGCGTGCGCTTTCTCCAAAGGAAACTCTTGAAAGTGCGTAA